The genomic stretch CAACGTTGACGCTAGTCCCGATGCCGGGTTTGCGCCAGGTCCTCTCTACCCGGGTCTGACAGTTACAGCGCGGTGATGCTATCGCGGGCACGCCCGCCCCACATCAGCCCGCCATCAGTGCGACGGGAGGGCTTTTTTGTTTTTACAGAGCCCATCAAGGCCTGGTCAAAGTGTAAAAGTTGTAAATGACATTTACTTGTATTTGGTAATGAATAGCATTTCGGCGCATAAGTGCGCCGAATCCTGCTGGAAGGCAATTCGGGTGTACCTCGCTCAGTTTTCACCTTCCTTAAAGGATTTTGCGGACATGTCATCTCGATTCAGGCTCAGCCATTTCTCCCTGGCGTTTATCGCCGCCCTTTCGTCTCCCTCGCTGCTGGCGGAAACCCTGGAGCGAGAGCGCGACGAAGTGCCGATAGAAACCACTGACCTGCCCGTCGATGGCACCTCCCAAGCCCTGGAGCTGAGCGAAACGCGAATCCTGGGCACCGCTGCCGAAGAGCTCAAGCAAGCCCCAGGCGTGTCGATCATCACTGCCGAAGACATCAAGAAACGCCCGCCAACCAATGATCTGTCGGACATCATCCGTCGTGAACCCGGCGTCAACCTCAGCGGCAACAGCTCCAGCGGCAACCGTGGCAACAACCGCCAGATCGACCTGCGCGGCATGGGCCCGGAAAACACCCTGATCCTCATCGATGGCAGGCCGTCGACCTCGCGTAACGCGGTGCGTTATGGCTGGAACGGCGACCGTGATACCCGTGGCGAAACCAACTGGGTGCCGGCCGAGGAAGTCGAACGCATTGAAATCCTGCGTGGCCCGGCAGCTGCGCGCTATGGTTCCGGCGCGATGGGCGGGGTGATCAACATCATCACCAAGCGCCCGACCGACCAGTTGCGTGGCTCGCTGACCACCTACATGTCGCTGCCAGAAGACGATGCCGAAGGCATGAGCAAGCGCACCAACTTCAACCTCAGCGGCCCGTTGAGCGAGACGTTGGCGTTTCGGGTCTACGGCGGCCTGAACAAGACCGATGCCGATGACTCCAACATCAACCAGGCCGAACAGGCCTCCGCCGATTCGTTGGTGGCAGGCCGCGAAGGTGTCCGCAACAAGGACGTCAACGGCCTGCTCAGTTGGCAGTTCACCCCCGAGCAAACCCTGGACCTGGAAGCCAGCTACAGCCGCCAGGGCAATATCTTCGCCGGCGATACCATGCTCAACGGCGGCGGCGCGTTCGTTGACAGCCTGGTCGGCAAGGAAACCAGCGTAATCCAGCGCAGCAGTTTTTCCGCCACCCACCGGGGCGAGTTTGACTGGGGCTCGACCCTGGCATCGCTGAGCCACGACCTGACCCGCAACGAACGTCTCAACGAAGGCCTGGCCGGCTCCACCGAAGGTGCACCGTCCGCCACGGCGGGCCGTTTTGAATCACGCTTGCGCAACACCCGGGCCACCGCCGAGGTCAACCTGCCGCTGAGCTTCGGCACCGAACAAGTGTTGACCCTGGGCAGCGAATACCTTTACGAGTCGATGAACGATCCAGGTTCGCTGCGCCCACAAAACTACGACCCTGGTACCGGCGGCGTCCCAAGCATTCCGGGTGTCAGCCGCAACAGCACCAAGACCACCGCGTCGAGC from Pseudomonas fluorescens encodes the following:
- a CDS encoding TonB-dependent siderophore receptor translates to MSSRFRLSHFSLAFIAALSSPSLLAETLERERDEVPIETTDLPVDGTSQALELSETRILGTAAEELKQAPGVSIITAEDIKKRPPTNDLSDIIRREPGVNLSGNSSSGNRGNNRQIDLRGMGPENTLILIDGRPSTSRNAVRYGWNGDRDTRGETNWVPAEEVERIEILRGPAAARYGSGAMGGVINIITKRPTDQLRGSLTTYMSLPEDDAEGMSKRTNFNLSGPLSETLAFRVYGGLNKTDADDSNINQAEQASADSLVAGREGVRNKDVNGLLSWQFTPEQTLDLEASYSRQGNIFAGDTMLNGGGAFVDSLVGKETSVIQRSSFSATHRGEFDWGSTLASLSHDLTRNERLNEGLAGSTEGAPSATAGRFESRLRNTRATAEVNLPLSFGTEQVLTLGSEYLYESMNDPGSLRPQNYDPGTGGVPSIPGVSRNSTKTTASSYALFAEDNIEVGSKTIVTPGLRYDHHEEFGGNWSPSLNASHQLTDELSLKGGIARAYKTPNLYQSNPNYLLYSRGIGCNAGETNSGGCYLVGNPDLKPEISVNKEIGLAFDKGTWRTSATYFRNDYKNKINASNQAAYRLDGGRRVLEWQNSGAALVQGVEGNLFMSLRDDLDWNTNLTYMIDSKDKDTGEPLSVIPKYTVNTTLDWQATDKLSFQVSGTYYGKQESPTLNLRSANNYDSSAQQDVDPYGLMGLSSGYEFNKNLSVRVGIENLLDKRLYRKGNANDAGAQTYNEPGRAYFASVTASF